CCGCGTTCCAGAGACAACGCTAGGGCTATGGAGATGCCGCCACGCAGGCCGCCCCAGACTAAGGTCGGCATCGCGAGTGGGCCCAGATCGAGAGCTCTTCGTAGCAGCAACAATGGGGCGCCCACGGCGACAGTCCGGGCGAGGATGACCAGTGGGATTGCGGCTGCACCCAGTGCCAACAGTCGTAAGTCCGGCGCGATCGCCACTACCTCCAGCCCGATCAGCAGGAAGAGGACGGCATTGAGGATCTCATCGATCAGCGCCCAGAACTTGAGGAGGTAGTCCTTGGTCGTGTCGCTCATGGCGTGGGCGACACCCGCATTGCCGATCAACAGTCCGGCGACCGCCATCGCCACCGGCCCGCTGACGTGCAGCCAATGCGCCAGGCTATAGCCGCCCATGACAACCGCCAGGCTGATCATCACCTCGACGTTGTAGTCGTCGATGCTGCGCATCGCGCGGTAGGCCACCCATCCAGCGAGGAGGCCGATCAGGGCGCCGCCGCCGGCTTCACGAACGAACTCAAGGCTCGCGCTGGCTAAGGAGAACGGCTCGGTTCCCATTGCCGCGACGACAAGGATCGAGAAGACCACGACCCCAACGCCGTCGTTAAAGAGGCTTTCGCCGGCGACTGTGGCTTGGAGGGTGGGGGGAACGAGCGCGCGTTTGAGCACGGCCATGACCGCCACGGGATCTGTCGGGCTGATCAACGCGCCGAAAACGAAGCACCAAAGGAGAGGTGTGGCGAGGCCAAGAACCTGACTCAAAAGGAAGAAACCGCTGCCGACGAGCGCGGTCGAAATCAAGACGCCGACGGTGCTCAGAATGAGAATGGGCCAACGCCCTCGGCGCATCTCGCTCCAGTCGACGTGCAAGGCGCCAGCAAACAGCAAGAACGACAGCATGCCGTCCATCAAGGTGGTGTGGAAATCCAGGGAGTCGACAAACCGGACCATCATTACGGAGAATCCAGCGCCCGGCAGAAGCCGGTCGATCCCGATCACCAATAGGGAAGCTACCGCGCCCATGACGGTAAGCCCGACTGAGGCGGGCAGTCTGAACACCCGGTGATTGAGATATCCCAGGGCTGCGGCGAGCACGATGAGGATCGAAGCGGCGTCAAAGGCAGTGAGGCTTGGCATGGGGCGATGTCCTACCGCTCGACATCGTGGACCGAAAGGCCGGCCCCAACCCGCGGGCGATGATCTTAGCCTGATTTGGCGGGCTGAGACATCCTGGGTTTGCTCGTGTCGATCTCCCGATCAGCCCTTCTCTTCGTTCGGTATCCTGAGAATCGTTCCGCAGGCTTTGCAATGTACGGCGTCTGGGTCGTGTCGGGCGAGGCCGCAGGTGGGGCAAGAAAACCGGACTTTGTTGGGCCGGAAGAGCGCTTGGGCCAGACGTACAAAGAGTGTGATGCCGGCGATCATCGTCACGATCGAGATCACTTTGCCAAGCGTACCCGGGAGGACAATGTCGCCGAAACCCGTCGTCGTAAGGGTCGCAACCGTGAA
This genomic interval from Caulobacter sp. NIBR2454 contains the following:
- a CDS encoding cation:proton antiporter, encoding MPSLTAFDAASILIVLAAALGYLNHRVFRLPASVGLTVMGAVASLLVIGIDRLLPGAGFSVMMVRFVDSLDFHTTLMDGMLSFLLFAGALHVDWSEMRRGRWPILILSTVGVLISTALVGSGFFLLSQVLGLATPLLWCFVFGALISPTDPVAVMAVLKRALVPPTLQATVAGESLFNDGVGVVVFSILVVAAMGTEPFSLASASLEFVREAGGGALIGLLAGWVAYRAMRSIDDYNVEVMISLAVVMGGYSLAHWLHVSGPVAMAVAGLLIGNAGVAHAMSDTTKDYLLKFWALIDEILNAVLFLLIGLEVVAIAPDLRLLALGAAAIPLVILARTVAVGAPLLLLRRALDLGPLAMPTLVWGGLRGGISIALALSLERGELQPILLGATYVVVLFAVIVQGGSVGWLIKRLSGGAVAKPVT